Part of the Candidatus Methylomirabilota bacterium genome, GGGCCGAGCCGCTCGACCTCGAGCACCCAGCAGGCCTGGGCGATCCCCAGCTCGCGAAGCCAGTGCACGTCGAGCACGCGACGGATCCCGCGGCCGTACGCCGCGCCCATGCCGTAGCCCACGGTGGTGAGGTACACCGCCCGGTGCGGCACGAACCACTCGCGGTAGGCCAGCTCGGTGAGCCCGGCCTTGCCCACGATGACCCGGGCCCCCGAGCGCTCGAACCACGGACCCATCGACTTGCCGAACCGGAAGCTGGCCGTTGCGGTCACCGCTTCGACCACGTGGGTGCCGTCGGGCCGGGTGGCCGCGGCGGGCGAGCAGTGGAAGTTCACGTTGGTGAGCACCCGCAGCGCCTCCGGGAACGGCACGCCGCGGTCGACCACTTGCCGGTAGACACCCTCGCGCGCGGTGTAGAGGGCGCCGCTCACGTAGACGACGTCGCCCAGCTTCAGCGAGCGGATCGCCGCGTCGGAGACCGGCGTGGTGAGATGGACCTCATCCATCGTCACGTCATCGAGCCGCGCCATCGCGGTGCCCATCACTCGATCCCGGACCGGCGGTAGTAGTCGGTGAACCAGCCCGGATCGCTCCGGAATTCCACGCGCCCGTCGGAAGCGATCCGCGCAGTCGCCCGTCGTGACGAGAGGCAGAACTGGTGGATGCCGACCGGCATCCCGCCGGTGTGGGTGTAGGCCAGCTCCACGTGGGTGGCCACCACCATCGAGGTGCCCGCGAAGCCCATCGCCCCGATGCCGATGTAATTGCCGAGCGCGGTCAGCTCGTCCTCGAGCGCGGCCGCGGCGGGGTCCGGATTGCGGCTCCCGACGGTGCGCAGGCACGCCGCCTCCTTGCCGATGCGCACGCACGTGTCCTTGGCCCCGCCGATGCCGACGCCCACGATGGCGGGCTGACAGGCCAGCCCGCGCTTGCCCGACTCGATCAGGGTGTCGACGAAGAAGCGCTTGATCCCGGCGACCCCGTCGCCCGGGAAGAGCATGCGGTAGTCGCTGCCGAAGAGGCCGCCCTTGTGCACGGTGGTGACGTCGATCCAGTCGGCTCCCGGCTCGACCGCGTACGTGATCTCGGGCGCGTGGATGCCGACGTTGTCGTTGCGGTCCTCACGGGTGAGCGGGTGCACCCGGTTCGGCCGCAGCGGAATCGCCTGCGTCGCCTCCGCCGTCGCCTTCCGCAGCGCCCGCTCCAGCGCCACCAAGCCACCCTCCACCACCGCCTCGTTCCCCAGCTTCACGTAATATCTCGGCAACCCGGTATCCGCACACATCGGCCGCCGATCCGCACTGGCAATCTCCCAATTCCCCAGCATCTGATCCAACACGAATCGCGCCAGCCGGTTTCCCTCCCGATCCCGCGCCAGCCGCACCCCCTCCCGATAATCCACCGGAATATCGATCGCGGCCCGAGCCATCAACTCCCGCGCCGTATCCTCCACGAGCTTCACCGAAATCATTCTCGCCATGTCACTCAACGTTCCACGAACGAAGACGCGACCATCAAGATTCTCAAACCAAGACTCCCAAAGCGGTAGCGCAGGGGGCCGCGGGGTGGCCGGTGGGGCGTGGGAGGGGGTCGGCTGACCCGTTCCCGCCAAGGCAAGCAAGGAATCTCATGTCGCTAGATTGGGAACTGCAACCAGCCCAAGACGAAAACGCGGGACGTGGTCAGAGACCCCCTCCCACCCCCGCCGGCCGCCCCGCGGCCCCCTGCGCTACCGCTTACCCTGCTTCTCGTCGCGCCGGAGCTTATATTCCACCGAGTCAACGAGCGCCTGCCACGACGCCTCGATGATGTTGTCCGCCACGCCCACGGTCCCCCACGTGTCATTCCCATCTCCGGACGTGACGAGCACGCGCGTCTTGGCCGCGGTGGCCTTGGCCTCATCGAGGATCCGCACCTTGTAGTCGAGCAGCGCCATCTCCCGCAGGTTCGGGTAGAAGTCCTCGAGCGCCTTGCGGAGCGCGTGGTCGAGCGCGTTCACCGGGCCGTTGCCCGCCGCCGCGGTGTGCTCCTCGATGCCCTTCACCCGCAGGCGTACGGTGGCCTCGGCCACCGGCTCGCCGTCGCCCGCATTCTCCTCGACGATCACCCGGTAGCCCTGCAGCTCGAAGTACGGCCGGTGGTTGCCGAGGGCCCGCTCCATCAGCAGCTCGAAGGACGCCTCCGCGCCCTCGAACAGGAAGCCCTCGTCCTCGAGCCGCTTGAGCATCTCGAGGATGCGCCGGGCGTCGGGCGTGTTCTTGTCCAGATCGATCCCGTACTCGCGCGCCTTCCACAACACGTTGGACTGCCCGGCCAGCTCGGAGACGAGCACCCGCCGCTGGTTGCCCACCGCGTCCGGATCCACGTGCTCGTAGGTCTCCGGATGCTTCAGCACCGCGGACACGTGGATGCCCCCCTTGTGGGCGAAGGCCGAGTCGCCCACGTAGGGCTGCGCGGCCCACGGCTTGCGGTTGGCCAGCTCGGAGACCAGGCGCGAGATGTCACGCAGCTCGCGCAGGTTCGCGCTCGGAATGCACTCGAGCCCCATCTTCAGCATGAGGTTCGGGATGATCGAGACGAGATTGGCATTGCCGCAGCGCTCGCCGTACCCGTTGATCGTGCCCTGCACGTGCTCGATGCCCTCCCCCACCGCGGTCAGGGAGTTGGCCACCGCGCACTCGGTGTCGTTGTGCACGTGGATGCCGAGCGGGGTGTCGGCCTTCACCGCCCGGCGGACTTCTCGGATGATGGCGGTGATCTCGTGGGGGAGGCTGCCCCCGTTGGTGTCGCATAGCACGAGGCAGTGGGCCCCCGCCGACTCCGCGGCGAGCAGCGTGCGCATCGCGTACTCCGGGTTGCGCTTGAAGCCGTCGAAGAAGTGCTCGGCGTCGTAGATGACCTCTTCGAAGTGCTTGAGGAGGTAGGCGACCGAGTCCCCGATCATGGCCACGTTCTCCTCGAGCGTGGTGCCCAGCGCCGCGGTCACGTGGAAGTCCCACGCCTTGCCGAAGATCGTGACGACGGGCGGGCCCGCCTCCACCAGCGCCTGGAGATTGCCGTCGTCCTGCGGGCGCACGCCGGGCCGGCGGGTGGCGCCGAACGCGCTGATCTTGGCGGTCTTGAACACCGCGCCCTGCACGCGCTTGAAGAAGCGCAGGTCCTTCGGATTCGAGCCGGGCCAGCCGCCCTCGATGTAGTGGATGCCGAGGGCGTCGAGTCGCTGGGCGATGCGGACCTTGTCCTCCATCGAGAAGGCCACGCCCTCGCCCTGAGTCCCGTCACGGAGGGTGGTGTCGTAGATCTTGATCGCGCGCGATCGGGACGTCACGGCCATGGGGGGCACATCATCCCGCCCCCGCCCGGGAGGTGTCAAGTTATGCTCGGACGGTGATTCCCGCGATCATGGCCGTGGTGGTGCTGGGGGCCGGCATCGTCAAGGGCGCCATCGGCTTCGGCTTTCCCTCCCTGGCGACGCCGCTGTTGAGCCTGGTGACCGACGTGAAGACGGCGGTGGTGGTGCTGATCCTGCCGAACATCATCATGGACGGCATCCAGTTCGTCCGGCGCGGCGCGCCGATGGCCACCGCGCGGCGCTTCGCGACCCTGCTCGTCTCGGGCGCGGCCGGCATGGTGCTCGGCACCCGCGTGCTCACCATGCTGTCGCCGCGCGCGGCCACGTTCACCCTGGGCTTCTTCGTGGTGGCCTTCGTGATCCTCAGCGCCACCGGCCTCTCGCCGAAGGTGCCCGCCCACTGGGAGCGATGGCTCTCGGCGCCCGCCGGCTTCGTGGCCGGCGTGGTCGGCGGCGTGACCAACGCGCCGGCCACGCCGCTGGTCCTCTACTTCCACGCCATCGGCCTCGGCAAGCACGACTTCGTGGCCTCGGTGGCCTTCACCTTCATCTTCTACAAGGCGGTACAGCTCGGCGCGGTCGGCTGGTACGGGCTGCTCACGTGGCCGGTGCTGTGGATCTCGGTCGGGCTGACCGCGGTCGCGCTGGTGGGGTTCGCGGTGGGACTCCGCCTGCAGGATCGCCTCGATCAGCGAACGTTCAACCGCGCGGTGCTGGTCTTCCTGGGCGCCCTCGGCGCCTGGCTCCTCGTGCGCAGTCTCAGATGATCCGCTCGCGCTCACCTGGCGGCGCCCGGCCTCAGGACGGGCGCATCGTGTAGGTCCAGCACTCTCCCTCGAGCAGCGTCACCCCATCCTGGTTGCGGATGGTGGCGCGCAGCTGGCAGACCGGCTTGTCCGGCTTGAGCGCCAGCACTTCCACCTGCGCGGTCAGCGTATCGCCCAGATAGGTCGGGGCCAGGTACTTGAGCGCCTGACTCATGAAGACGGTGCCGGGCCCCGGCAGGTCCATCGCCACCAGCGCGTTCAGCATGCCGGCCGCGATACCGCCCTGGGCGACCAGGCGGCCGAAGCGCGTGCGCGCCGCGAAGTCGGCGTCGAAGTGCAGCGGGTTGCGGTCGCCGGTGAGCCGCGCGTAGAGCTCGACGTCGTCAGCGGTCACGGTCTGGGTGCGTCGCGCGGTCTGTCCCACCTCGAGCCCCAGCGGCCCGACCGGCACGGATCCGGCCTACACGACGCCGGCGGCGCGCAACGCCTCGACGCGCGCCTTCGGCATGCGCAGCAGCCCGGTGAGGATCTCGTCGGTGTGCTGGCCCAGCAGCGGTGGCGCCGCGGTGGCCGCGCCCGGCGTGTCGTGCAGGCGCACCGGCACCCCCATCACGGTGATCGGGCCCGCCTTGGGATGCGGGAGCGAGACCATCATGCCGCGCGCGCGAAGATGCGCGCTCTCGCACACCTCGGCCACGCTCTTGATGCGGCCGGCGGGCACGCCCGCCTTGTCCAGGCGGGCGAGCCATTCGTCGGCCGGGCGCGCGCCCAGGATCTCGTTGAGCAGCGGGACCAGCACCTTGCGATTCGCGACCCGGTTGGCCTCGGTGTCGAAGCGCGGATCGCGGATCAGGTCCTCGCGATCCAGAGCGCGGCAGGTCCGCTCCCACAGCGAGTTGTTGGCGACCCCGAGCGTGAGATACACGTCTTTGGCCTTGAACACCTCGTAGGGCACGATCGAGGGATGCTCGTTGCCCCGCCGCGCCGGACGGCCCCCCGCGTTCCAGTAGAGGCCGGCCTGATAGGTGAGCAGCGAGGCCATCACGTCCAGCATGCCGATCTCGACCTTTTGCCCGGTGCCGGTCCTCTGGCGGCTCAGCAGGGCCAGCGTGATGCCCTGCGCGGCGGCCATGCCCGCGACGAGATCGCCGATCGAGTTGCCCACCTTCACCGGCGGGCCGTCGGGGAAGCCGGTGATGTCCATGACCCCGGACTCGCCCTGCACGATCAGGTCGTAGCCCGGCCGGTGGGCTTCGGGCCCGCTCTCCCCGAAGCCCGAGATCGAGCAGTACACCAGGCGCGGATTCATCTTCCGGAGCGCTTCGTAGCCGAAGCCCAAACGCTCCATCGTGCCGGGCCGGAAATTCTCGAGCACCACGTCGGCGGAGACGAGCAGCCGCCGGAGGATCGCCTGGCCCTCGGGCGCCTTCATGTTGAGGGTGAGGCTCTTCTTGTTGCGATTCACCGAGAGGAAATACGTCGCTTCCCCGCTCACGAAGGGCGGCCAGCCGCGCGTATCGTCGCCCCTGCCGGGCTCCTCGATCTTGATGACCTCGGCGCCCATGTCACCGAGCGACATGGCGCAGAACGGCCCGGCCAGTACGCGGGTGAGATCGATGACGCGCACGCCGTGCAGCGGCGGGCGGGCGGCGGGGCGGCCGGCGGTCTTCGCTCGGCGGGTCGGAGCGGCAGCCTTGCCGGATCGGGCTCTAGTCTTTGCCACGGGGCCTCCTGTTCCACACGCCCTGGACGACGCTCTTGCCGATGGCGGCGACGCGCTCGCCGCGGGCGCCCGCGCGCTTCCAGAACAGGCGCGCCCGGTCGGTGAACCCGATGTGGGAGAAGTAGAGCACGGAATCGACCGCCTCCACCGCGACGTGCGAGCCGATCTTCACACCCTCGGTCGCGGTCCCGTGGCAGAAGAGCCGCGCGCCGCCTTCGAGCTGCACGAGGGCGATGTGCAGCGGGGCTCGAAAGCCCTCGGGCGGCGAGTGCAGGGTGGTGAACGAGACCACCTCCCCGAGCGGCGGCAGCACCGCCGCCTCCATCTTGACCGGATGATCGGGACAGATGCTGGCCGGCGGCACCACGAGGCGCCGGCAGCGGGGACAGCGCGAGGCGCGCAGGTCGGCCATCAGCGGGCGGCCTCGACCAGCGTCACCCAGTTGTTGGTGGCGAGGCCGCCGATGGACTGGGCCAGGCCCACGCGCGCCGGCACCTGCCGGCCCTCCGCGGTGCCGCGCAGCTGCCAGCACAGCTCGACCAGCTGCGAGATGCCGGTGGCGGCCAGCGGATGGCCACGCGCCTTGAGCCCGCCCGACGGATTGACGGGCAGGCGCCCGCCGATCGCGGTCTCACCGTCGAGGGTCGCGCGCCCCGCCTTGCCCGACGGCACGAGCCCGGTGTCCTCGAGCGAGATCAGCTCGAAGGGCGTGAAGGCATCGTGGATCTCGGCCACCTCGACGCGTGCGGCTCCGAAGCCGGCCATGCGGTAGGCCGCCTCCGCCGCGCTCTGGGTGGCGCGGAACGAGGTGAGATCGCTCCGATAGCGCACCGCGATCGAATCCGCCCCCTGCCCGATGCCCGCGATGCGCACCGCGCGCCGCTCGCCGGTCAACACCAGCGCCGCGCCGCCGTCCGAGATCGGGCAGCAGTGGAAGAGGCGCAGGGGGTCGGCCACCACCCGGCTCTCCATCACCGTCTCCAGCGTGACCGGCTCGCGGAAGTGGGCGAACGGGTTGCGGGCGCCGTGCGCGTGGTTCTTCACCGCGACCTGCGAGATCTCCTTCAACGTGAGCCCGCGCCGGTGCATGGCCGCGCGAGTCACCAGCCCGGCGAGCGCCGGCATGGTGGTGCCGTAGCTCTTCTCGTAGGGATCGATCGAGCGGCCGATGATGTCGGAGACCCGCGGCGTCGCGATGTGGGTCATCTTCTCGCCGCCCACCACCAGCACCGAGCGGTGGAAGCCGGCCGCGATCGAGGCATAGGCCGAGTAGACGGCGGCCACGCCGGAGGACGTCGCGGTCTCGACCCGCAGCGCCGGCACGTGCGACAGCCCGATGCGGGTGGCGATCAGCGAGGCGAAGTTGCCCTCGCCGGTGAACTCCTCGGGGTTCATCGCGGCCACCACCAGGCCGTCGGGCCGCTCGATGCCGGCGTCGGTCATGGCGGCCAGGGCCGCCTCCGCCATGAGATCGGGGAGATTCTCGTCGCGCCGGCCGAAGCGGGTCATCCCCGCTCCCGCGATCCACACGTCGCTCACGCATCCATTTCAAACCGGGCCGCGACCGGGTGTCAACGTGTTTGAGCCGGTCGCGCCGACGCCTCCCCGCGTCGCGGTGCCATCGCCGCGGGCGGCACGCGGATCTCGAACTCGCGGATGAGGCGCAGCAGATACGTGCGCTGCAGGCCCAGCGCCCGCGCCGCGCGGGTGCGGTTGCCACCGGACTGGGTGAGCGTGGCCTCGAGCAGGTGCCGCTTGAACTCGGAGACCGCACCGTGGAAGCCGGGCAGCGCCCGGGCGGGCGCGGTGGGCAGCGCCGCGGAGTCGGACAGGCCCTTCGGCATGCGCGGGGCCGAAGACCGGGGAGCGGGCTCGGGAGCGGGCATCAGTAGGGTTGTCATGCGGGCGGAGCTTCGCAAGGCCTGTGCCACGCGGCGACGACGCGGTCGTCGAGCGAGAATCGCCGTCGAGGCGGGCCATGGGCGAGGCGCGGCGCGCCGACATCACGGCTCGTGCACCAGACCGTGTGCAGCCGGGGCGAGCCGTTGCCGTCGCGCGTGGGCACGAGAGACCGCGGACAAAAAAGAGGGGCCCGCGTGAGCGGGCCCCGATGACTCGAGCGGGCGTCGGCGGCGCTAGGCCTTGGTGGCCGGCTTGACGCCCGGATTGTCCTTGAAGAACTGCTTGTTCAGCTCGATGAAATTCTTCCAGTTGGCCGGTGTCTCGTCCTCCGCGAAGATCGCCT contains:
- the cimA gene encoding citramalate synthase, with the translated sequence MAVTSRSRAIKIYDTTLRDGTQGEGVAFSMEDKVRIAQRLDALGIHYIEGGWPGSNPKDLRFFKRVQGAVFKTAKISAFGATRRPGVRPQDDGNLQALVEAGPPVVTIFGKAWDFHVTAALGTTLEENVAMIGDSVAYLLKHFEEVIYDAEHFFDGFKRNPEYAMRTLLAAESAGAHCLVLCDTNGGSLPHEITAIIREVRRAVKADTPLGIHVHNDTECAVANSLTAVGEGIEHVQGTINGYGERCGNANLVSIIPNLMLKMGLECIPSANLRELRDISRLVSELANRKPWAAQPYVGDSAFAHKGGIHVSAVLKHPETYEHVDPDAVGNQRRVLVSELAGQSNVLWKAREYGIDLDKNTPDARRILEMLKRLEDEGFLFEGAEASFELLMERALGNHRPYFELQGYRVIVEENAGDGEPVAEATVRLRVKGIEEHTAAAGNGPVNALDHALRKALEDFYPNLREMALLDYKVRILDEAKATAAKTRVLVTSGDGNDTWGTVGVADNIIEASWQALVDSVEYKLRRDEKQGKR
- a CDS encoding CoA transferase, giving the protein MAKTRARSGKAAAPTRRAKTAGRPAARPPLHGVRVIDLTRVLAGPFCAMSLGDMGAEVIKIEEPGRGDDTRGWPPFVSGEATYFLSVNRNKKSLTLNMKAPEGQAILRRLLVSADVVLENFRPGTMERLGFGYEALRKMNPRLVYCSISGFGESGPEAHRPGYDLIVQGESGVMDITGFPDGPPVKVGNSIGDLVAGMAAAQGITLALLSRQRTGTGQKVEIGMLDVMASLLTYQAGLYWNAGGRPARRGNEHPSIVPYEVFKAKDVYLTLGVANNSLWERTCRALDREDLIRDPRFDTEANRVANRKVLVPLLNEILGARPADEWLARLDKAGVPAGRIKSVAEVCESAHLRARGMMVSLPHPKAGPITVMGVPVRLHDTPGAATAAPPLLGQHTDEILTGLLRMPKARVEALRAAGVV
- a CDS encoding MaoC family dehydratase: MPVGPLGLEVGQTARRTQTVTADDVELYARLTGDRNPLHFDADFAARTRFGRLVAQGGIAAGMLNALVAMDLPGPGTVFMSQALKYLAPTYLGDTLTAQVEVLALKPDKPVCQLRATIRNQDGVTLLEGECWTYTMRPS
- a CDS encoding OB-fold domain-containing protein; amino-acid sequence: MADLRASRCPRCRRLVVPPASICPDHPVKMEAAVLPPLGEVVSFTTLHSPPEGFRAPLHIALVQLEGGARLFCHGTATEGVKIGSHVAVEAVDSVLYFSHIGFTDRARLFWKRAGARGERVAAIGKSVVQGVWNRRPRGKD
- a CDS encoding sulfite exporter TauE/SafE family protein; the encoded protein is MIPAIMAVVVLGAGIVKGAIGFGFPSLATPLLSLVTDVKTAVVVLILPNIIMDGIQFVRRGAPMATARRFATLLVSGAAGMVLGTRVLTMLSPRAATFTLGFFVVAFVILSATGLSPKVPAHWERWLSAPAGFVAGVVGGVTNAPATPLVLYFHAIGLGKHDFVASVAFTFIFYKAVQLGAVGWYGLLTWPVLWISVGLTAVALVGFAVGLRLQDRLDQRTFNRAVLVFLGALGAWLLVRSLR
- a CDS encoding fumarate hydratase C-terminal domain-containing protein → MGTAMARLDDVTMDEVHLTTPVSDAAIRSLKLGDVVYVSGALYTAREGVYRQVVDRGVPFPEALRVLTNVNFHCSPAAATRPDGTHVVEAVTATASFRFGKSMGPWFERSGARVIVGKAGLTELAYREWFVPHRAVYLTTVGYGMGAAYGRGIRRVLDVHWLRELGIAQACWVLEVERLGPFLVEGDAEGRSLFALANREINLRIAEVYKSLPPPALSRFGEVLSRTDEVV
- a CDS encoding helix-turn-helix domain-containing protein, with the protein product MPKGLSDSAALPTAPARALPGFHGAVSEFKRHLLEATLTQSGGNRTRAARALGLQRTYLLRLIREFEIRVPPAAMAPRRGEASARPAQTR
- a CDS encoding fumarate hydratase codes for the protein MISVKLVEDTARELMARAAIDIPVDYREGVRLARDREGNRLARFVLDQMLGNWEIASADRRPMCADTGLPRYYVKLGNEAVVEGGLVALERALRKATAEATQAIPLRPNRVHPLTREDRNDNVGIHAPEITYAVEPGADWIDVTTVHKGGLFGSDYRMLFPGDGVAGIKRFFVDTLIESGKRGLACQPAIVGVGIGGAKDTCVRIGKEAACLRTVGSRNPDPAAAALEDELTALGNYIGIGAMGFAGTSMVVATHVELAYTHTGGMPVGIHQFCLSSRRATARIASDGRVEFRSDPGWFTDYYRRSGIE